In Pseudomonadota bacterium, a genomic segment contains:
- a CDS encoding cytochrome c1 has product MRNIKYFGFFILLGFLCLGEALIAEDQAIPPRQVWSFSGPTGTFDKAQLQRGFQVYKEVCSACHSLNLLSYRNLEALGFSKEGVKAIAKEHLVRDGPNQDGEMFERPGRSSDHFHAPFPNEQAARVANNGAYPPDLSVITKARAYGPDYVHAILTGYHDQPPNAEVSEGMYYNLYFDGHQIAMAPPLVNEQVTYSDGTMASVDQMSKDVTAFLSWAGEPEMEVRKRTGIMVMIYLAFLTLFLYLTMKRIWAPLYRGYSSVEIGRGAGGKSH; this is encoded by the coding sequence ATGAGAAACATAAAATATTTTGGATTTTTCATTCTCTTGGGGTTTTTGTGCCTTGGCGAGGCTCTTATCGCTGAAGATCAAGCAATTCCACCACGTCAAGTATGGAGTTTTTCAGGGCCCACAGGTACTTTTGACAAAGCGCAGTTGCAGCGGGGTTTCCAGGTTTATAAGGAAGTATGTTCAGCTTGTCACTCGCTTAATTTATTAAGCTATCGCAACCTTGAAGCACTGGGGTTTAGCAAAGAAGGGGTTAAGGCTATAGCCAAAGAACATCTGGTGCGCGATGGTCCTAACCAAGATGGAGAGATGTTTGAACGTCCAGGCAGGTCATCGGATCATTTTCACGCTCCCTTTCCCAATGAGCAAGCCGCACGTGTGGCTAACAATGGGGCATATCCTCCGGATCTTTCGGTCATTACAAAAGCACGCGCTTATGGGCCTGACTATGTGCACGCTATTCTAACAGGATACCATGATCAGCCACCAAACGCGGAAGTCAGTGAGGGGATGTACTACAACCTTTATTTTGATGGGCACCAGATTGCCATGGCGCCACCTTTGGTTAATGAACAAGTTACTTATTCTGATGGAACCATGGCCAGTGTTGACCAAATGTCCAAAGATGTGACTGCTTTCCTTTCTTGGGCTGGAGAACCTGAAATGGAGGTTCGCAAAAGAACAGGCATCATGGTAATGATCTACCTAGCCTTTTTGACACTGTTTTTATATCTAACCATGAAGCGTATTTGGGCGCCGCTGTACCGGGGATATTCTTCAGTAGAAATTGGAAGGGGTGCAGGAGGTAAGTCCCACTAA
- a CDS encoding cytochrome b/b6, which translates to MSEQKPTENQFQSGFVGWIEYRLPIFSFLKKELVDYATPLNLNYWWNFGSLAGIILVVMMLTGIFLAMHYTPHVDHAFNSVEHIMRDVNYGWFIRYVHMNGASMFFIVVYIHMFRGLYYGSYKKPRELLWLIGVVILLMMMATAFMGYVLPWGQMSFWGATVITNLFSAIPFVGEDIVQWLWGGFSVGNPTLQRFYSLHYLFPFLIVGVVFLHLVALHQHGSNNPVGIDTKKQKDTVPFHPYYTAKDLFGLGVLLLIWGGFVFFAPNFFGEPDNYIPADPLVTPPHIVPEWYFLPYYAILRSVPSKGIGVILMFTSVFVIFLLPWLDWLKVRSARYRPIYKYLFWVHLATCVLLGWVGSQPPEGLPLLLGRIATIYYFAHFFIVLPLLSRFERPYPVPEDVRDYFIAEHLTDKP; encoded by the coding sequence ATGAGTGAGCAAAAACCTACCGAAAATCAATTTCAATCAGGTTTTGTTGGCTGGATTGAATATCGCCTTCCGATTTTCAGTTTTCTCAAGAAAGAATTGGTCGATTACGCCACACCCTTAAATCTTAATTATTGGTGGAATTTTGGATCTCTGGCAGGAATCATTCTGGTCGTTATGATGCTAACCGGAATTTTCTTGGCAATGCATTACACTCCACACGTAGATCATGCCTTTAATAGTGTTGAGCATATCATGCGTGACGTAAACTATGGTTGGTTCATTCGCTACGTACACATGAACGGCGCTTCAATGTTCTTTATCGTTGTCTATATTCATATGTTTAGAGGCCTTTATTATGGTTCATACAAAAAGCCCCGAGAGCTCTTATGGCTGATTGGGGTAGTCATCCTCTTGATGATGATGGCGACTGCATTTATGGGATATGTGTTGCCCTGGGGTCAGATGAGTTTTTGGGGAGCAACCGTGATCACCAATCTGTTTTCTGCAATTCCCTTTGTTGGAGAAGACATTGTTCAGTGGCTATGGGGTGGATTTTCAGTTGGCAATCCGACCTTGCAACGTTTCTATTCCCTGCACTATCTGTTTCCGTTCTTGATTGTTGGCGTTGTGTTTTTGCACCTCGTGGCGTTGCATCAACATGGGTCAAATAATCCCGTGGGCATTGATACAAAAAAACAAAAAGATACAGTGCCTTTCCATCCCTATTATACAGCCAAAGATTTATTTGGTTTGGGGGTGCTGTTGCTCATTTGGGGTGGCTTTGTCTTTTTTGCGCCAAACTTTTTCGGCGAACCTGATAATTACATTCCTGCTGACCCACTGGTTACACCACCACATATTGTACCGGAATGGTATTTTCTGCCTTATTACGCCATTTTACGCTCGGTGCCTTCGAAAGGTATCGGGGTTATTTTGATGTTTACCTCGGTCTTTGTGATCTTCCTGTTGCCGTGGCTGGATTGGTTAAAAGTGCGTAGTGCGCGCTATCGTCCCATTTATAAGTACCTGTTTTGGGTACACCTGGCGACTTGCGTGCTACTTGGTTGGGTAGGATCGCAACCCCCTGAAGGTTTACCTTTATTGCTAGGTCGGATTGCTACCATTTACTACTTTGCCCATTTTTTCATTGTTTTGCCATTACTGAGTCGTTTTGAAAGACCCTATCCCGTTCCTGAAGATGTGCGTGATTATTTCATTGCCGAACACCTGACGGATAAGCCTTGA
- the petA gene encoding ubiquinol-cytochrome c reductase iron-sulfur subunit: MAKQKSKLLQSDAPQPKIIKTRRDFLVLTTAAMGAIGTVALMRPFIESMAPAADVLALSTIDVDLGPVAVGQAITVKWRGKPLFIRHRTTKEIQEARLVPTKDLPDPQTDEQRTQKPEWLVMIGICTHLGCVPLGQRPGENKGKYHGWFCPCHGSHYDTSGRIRLGPAPKNLVVPDYRFLDDKTIRVGKDT; the protein is encoded by the coding sequence ATGGCAAAACAGAAATCAAAATTACTGCAATCAGATGCACCTCAACCAAAGATCATAAAAACCAGGCGGGACTTTCTCGTGCTGACCACTGCTGCTATGGGTGCCATTGGGACTGTAGCCTTAATGCGTCCCTTTATCGAAAGCATGGCACCAGCTGCTGATGTGCTAGCCCTTTCAACAATTGATGTTGACTTAGGTCCTGTTGCTGTTGGGCAAGCCATTACGGTTAAATGGCGTGGTAAACCCTTGTTTATTCGGCATCGTACCACAAAAGAAATCCAAGAGGCACGTTTAGTACCAACCAAGGATTTACCAGATCCGCAAACGGATGAGCAGCGCACGCAAAAACCAGAATGGTTGGTAATGATTGGTATATGCACCCACTTGGGTTGTGTCCCGCTTGGACAACGTCCTGGTGAAAATAAGGGCAAGTACCATGGCTGGTTTTGCCCGTGCCATGGATCGCATTATGATACATCTGGGCGGATTCGTTTGGGGCCTGCTCCTAAAAATCTCGTGGTGCCCGATTATAGATTTTTAGATGACAAGACCATAAGGGTTGGAAAAGACACATGA
- a CDS encoding DUF465 domain-containing protein — protein MSLSTRLNIINNRVKQLNHLIGRESGRPLPDSIVISDLKRRRLQLEDMLMQIRL, from the coding sequence ATGTCATTAAGTACAAGATTGAATATCATTAATAATAGAGTGAAACAGCTGAATCATTTGATTGGTAGGGAAAGTGGTCGCCCGTTGCCAGATAGTATCGTTATTTCTGATCTTAAAAGGCGTCGTTTGCAGCTTGAAGATATGTTGATGCAAATTCGCCTGTAG
- a CDS encoding tRNA (cytidine(34)-2'-O)-methyltransferase, which produces MIQLALFQPEIPQNTGTMLRLAACWGIDVNIIGPCGFIWSERRLKRAGMDYINHVCIQHHSSWMQFKEHKQSNRLILLTPQTEQSYLDFCFAPNDYLMVGQESSGVPENVFEATDAQVKIPMRKACRSLNVALSAAIVLGEAMRQLDLIPGEKS; this is translated from the coding sequence GTGATTCAATTAGCTCTTTTTCAACCTGAAATCCCACAAAACACCGGAACGATGCTACGCCTTGCTGCATGCTGGGGTATTGATGTTAATATTATCGGCCCCTGTGGTTTTATCTGGAGTGAACGCCGGCTAAAACGAGCAGGCATGGATTACATCAATCACGTCTGTATCCAACATCACTCATCTTGGATGCAGTTTAAAGAACACAAACAATCCAACCGACTAATTTTGCTCACACCACAGACTGAGCAGTCCTATCTTGACTTTTGCTTTGCGCCAAATGATTATTTAATGGTCGGTCAAGAAAGCTCAGGAGTCCCAGAAAATGTCTTTGAAGCAACAGATGCTCAAGTTAAAATCCCCATGCGCAAAGCATGCCGCTCACTCAATGTGGCCCTTTCTGCGGCTATTGTCCTTGGCGAAGCTATGCGGCAACTCGATTTAATTCCAGGAGAAAAGTCTTGA
- the hemF gene encoding oxygen-dependent coproporphyrinogen oxidase — protein MTQTNAHPLPLQPYQSTEQQKEKASAWFTELRDKICAEFEKIEHEAKDSKHQPGKFKRTSWNRPGGGGGTMSLMHGRVFEKVGVNISTVHGEFSPEFSKQIPGAAENPQFWASGISLVAHMRSPLVPAIHMNTRHIVTTQSWFGGGADMTPFYPKDQDTQEFHNTLKKTCDVYDPTYYPKYKEWCDRYFYLPHRKEPRGIGGIFYDNHNSGDWNTDFEFTRAVGKAFLDIYAKIVRRRMHDTWTEEQRRFQLMRRGRYVEFNLLYDRGTLFGLKTDGNTEAILMSLPPEATWP, from the coding sequence TTGACACAAACAAATGCACACCCACTTCCTTTACAACCCTACCAAAGCACCGAACAACAAAAAGAAAAGGCAAGTGCATGGTTTACTGAGCTAAGAGATAAAATCTGTGCTGAGTTTGAAAAAATTGAGCACGAAGCCAAAGATTCAAAACACCAGCCCGGCAAATTTAAGCGTACCAGCTGGAACCGTCCGGGTGGCGGAGGGGGCACTATGTCGCTGATGCACGGACGTGTGTTTGAAAAGGTAGGCGTTAACATCTCAACTGTCCACGGTGAATTTAGTCCTGAGTTTTCTAAGCAAATTCCAGGCGCTGCGGAAAATCCTCAATTTTGGGCCAGTGGCATTTCACTGGTAGCGCACATGCGCTCGCCGCTTGTGCCAGCAATACACATGAATACCCGGCACATTGTCACCACTCAGTCTTGGTTTGGCGGTGGAGCGGATATGACACCTTTCTACCCCAAAGATCAAGATACCCAGGAGTTTCACAATACTCTCAAAAAAACTTGCGACGTTTATGATCCCACCTACTACCCAAAATACAAAGAGTGGTGTGACCGCTACTTTTACCTGCCGCACAGAAAAGAGCCTCGCGGTATCGGCGGTATTTTTTATGACAATCATAACTCGGGAGATTGGAATACCGATTTCGAATTTACTCGAGCTGTTGGCAAAGCTTTCCTGGACATTTATGCCAAAATCGTGCGCCGCCGTATGCACGATACTTGGACTGAAGAACAACGAAGATTCCAGCTTATGCGCCGGGGCCGCTACGTTGAATTCAATCTTTTGTATGACCGAGGTACTTTGTTTGGCCTTAAAACCGATGGTAACACAGAGGCGATTTTGATGTCGCTGCCACCTGAAGCCACTTGGCCCTGA
- a CDS encoding zinc-finger domain-containing protein — protein sequence MHSEIVKVETSQIFCEGNGKTHGHPRIFLKLNEDRKVVCPYCSCVFVQELEES from the coding sequence ATGCACTCAGAAATAGTTAAAGTGGAAACATCACAGATCTTTTGTGAAGGTAATGGAAAGACCCACGGTCATCCTCGAATTTTTTTGAAGCTTAATGAGGATAGGAAAGTGGTGTGCCCTTATTGTAGTTGTGTATTTGTGCAAGAGTTAGAAGAGTCCTGA
- a CDS encoding MFS transporter → MLQDLKFYGNPRFLVLGILGFSSGVPLFLTSRTLALWLNETGVGYTTIGLFGAVSFPYALKFLWAPCIDGLSWPWLTKKLGRRRSWLLVSQVLLIIGIAGFAVFDINQNLFCAAVLALGVAVVAATQETAFLAYQMALLSKKQYGPGEAMSILGYRMGMLASGAGALYIATYLGWKWAYLLMAMCVAAGLVTVLLIDEPKNFSQSLNKPLRQKIQLWIHRRLGFSASLSHRVSGIGAAIASPILDFIQQPNWWLALALFFFFKLGDNLIGSLSGPFYLEIGFSKVEIAHAVKMFGMWATIFGGMIGGVLVMRLGFLRSLYICGSLHAIAMGMNLVMVEVGYNLPVLYLAIALENITSGMRMNALLAYQLTVCNVSYAATQVSLMTSCISLGRTVCSLPSGWLVDHMGWFNFFSLTCAANILPLTIVVYLMWQNGENVFKRQRAIFRT, encoded by the coding sequence ATGCTTCAAGATCTGAAGTTTTATGGTAACCCGCGTTTTTTGGTGCTTGGTATTTTGGGTTTTTCAAGCGGAGTACCTTTATTTTTGACATCAAGAACACTTGCTTTGTGGTTAAACGAAACAGGGGTAGGTTATACAACCATAGGATTGTTTGGTGCTGTGAGCTTTCCCTATGCACTGAAATTTCTATGGGCCCCGTGTATCGATGGATTGTCCTGGCCGTGGTTGACAAAAAAGTTAGGTCGCAGGCGTAGTTGGTTGCTGGTTAGTCAAGTACTTTTGATAATAGGTATTGCTGGTTTTGCAGTTTTTGATATCAACCAGAATTTATTCTGCGCAGCCGTTTTAGCGTTGGGAGTTGCTGTTGTGGCAGCAACACAGGAAACAGCATTTCTTGCTTATCAAATGGCCTTGTTATCCAAAAAGCAATATGGTCCTGGTGAAGCGATGAGTATTCTAGGGTATCGTATGGGTATGTTAGCTTCAGGTGCTGGTGCCTTATATATAGCGACCTATCTAGGATGGAAGTGGGCTTATCTATTAATGGCTATGTGTGTTGCTGCAGGATTGGTAACGGTTTTGCTTATTGATGAGCCTAAAAATTTCTCTCAATCCCTTAACAAGCCTTTGCGTCAGAAAATTCAATTATGGATTCATAGGAGATTAGGCTTTTCCGCCTCTTTGAGTCATCGAGTCTCAGGCATAGGCGCAGCGATTGCGTCTCCGATTTTGGATTTTATCCAGCAGCCGAATTGGTGGTTAGCTCTTGCGCTTTTCTTTTTCTTTAAGCTTGGAGATAATTTGATTGGTTCGCTATCTGGCCCCTTTTATTTAGAAATTGGATTCTCCAAGGTGGAGATTGCTCATGCAGTAAAAATGTTTGGGATGTGGGCAACAATTTTTGGAGGAATGATTGGGGGAGTGTTAGTAATGCGACTGGGTTTTTTGCGTTCCTTGTACATATGCGGTTCTTTGCACGCAATTGCTATGGGAATGAATTTAGTCATGGTTGAGGTGGGATATAACTTACCAGTATTGTATTTGGCAATAGCTCTTGAAAATATTACCTCAGGTATGCGTATGAATGCACTTTTAGCGTATCAGTTAACTGTTTGCAATGTATCTTATGCTGCAACCCAGGTATCACTAATGACATCATGCATAAGCTTGGGGCGAACGGTTTGCTCGTTGCCCTCGGGATGGTTAGTAGATCACATGGGGTGGTTTAATTTTTTCAGTCTGACTTGTGCTGCCAATATTCTGCCCCTGACGATTGTTGTTTATTTGATGTGGCAAAACGGTGAGAATGTGTTTAAAAGGCAACGTGCTATATTTAGGACATAA
- a CDS encoding integration host factor subunit alpha: protein MQKKTLTRADICDSICSKLNLSRQDAVDVLETLLEQIAVGLETDGNVKVSSFGTFLAREKGKRIGRNPKTGQEVTIPPMKSLSFRASDLLRSMVNRS, encoded by the coding sequence ATGCAAAAAAAAACACTCACTCGCGCAGATATCTGCGATAGCATTTGCAGTAAGTTAAATCTTTCAAGGCAAGACGCTGTGGATGTCCTTGAAACACTCTTAGAGCAAATAGCTGTAGGCCTAGAGACAGATGGAAATGTAAAAGTCTCGTCGTTTGGTACTTTTTTGGCACGTGAAAAGGGAAAGCGAATCGGCCGTAACCCCAAAACAGGACAAGAAGTAACCATTCCACCTATGAAAAGCTTATCCTTCCGAGCGTCAGATCTACTCAGATCGATGGTTAATCGGTCTTGA
- the obgE gene encoding GTPase ObgE, which produces MKFLDEAKIYLKSGDGGDGCVSFRREKYVEFGGPDGGNGGRGGDIVFEAVSDLNTLIDYRYTQHFKAQKGHHGQGRDKSGASGKSITIRVPVGTQIIAEDKKTILLDLARPGQVETFLQGGNGGFGNAHFKSSVNRAPRRANPGASGEELWVWLRLKLLADAGIIGLPNAGKSTFLSVVSRARPKIADYPFTTLAPQLGVVTVDESAFVLADIPGLIEGAHEGSGLGDRFLGHIERCRVLLHLVDGTQEDIANTYHTIRKELKLYEQDLTTKYEVVVLSKCDALTDEEIQEKCGVLRQISQKEVIPISAVTGQNVTKILRILHQAIVVR; this is translated from the coding sequence ATGAAATTTCTTGATGAAGCGAAAATCTACCTCAAAAGTGGTGATGGTGGTGATGGGTGTGTTTCGTTCCGGCGAGAGAAATACGTCGAGTTTGGCGGACCTGATGGCGGGAATGGTGGTCGTGGAGGAGATATTGTATTCGAAGCGGTCTCCGACCTCAACACCCTCATAGACTATCGCTACACCCAACATTTCAAGGCACAAAAAGGCCATCATGGCCAAGGAAGAGATAAATCAGGTGCTTCTGGCAAAAGTATTACCATTCGTGTACCGGTGGGAACGCAAATCATAGCCGAAGATAAAAAGACAATTTTGTTGGACCTTGCCCGCCCTGGACAGGTTGAAACATTTTTACAAGGAGGCAATGGCGGTTTTGGCAATGCTCACTTTAAATCTTCGGTAAACCGAGCACCTCGGCGCGCTAACCCTGGTGCAAGTGGAGAAGAACTCTGGGTATGGCTTCGTTTAAAGCTGCTTGCAGATGCAGGAATCATTGGTCTTCCCAATGCTGGAAAATCGACGTTTCTGTCAGTGGTTTCAAGAGCCAGGCCAAAAATTGCAGATTACCCCTTTACCACATTAGCTCCACAACTCGGGGTGGTAACGGTTGACGAATCTGCCTTCGTGTTAGCAGATATACCAGGCTTGATTGAAGGGGCACATGAAGGAAGCGGGCTTGGTGATCGATTTTTAGGACATATTGAAAGGTGCCGTGTTTTATTACACTTAGTCGATGGGACTCAAGAAGATATTGCAAACACCTATCACACGATTCGAAAAGAGCTAAAACTTTATGAACAAGATCTTACAACCAAATATGAGGTTGTTGTATTGAGCAAATGTGACGCTCTTACGGATGAAGAAATACAAGAGAAATGCGGTGTCTTGAGACAAATTTCTCAAAAAGAGGTTATCCCAATCTCTGCTGTGACGGGACAAAACGTCACAAAAATCTTAAGAATTTTGCACCAGGCTATTGTTGTAAGGTAG
- a CDS encoding SCO family protein, whose product MVRFIISLIILISCIYAVHAREPMQKSQQELKVAQVINKPTTGLAKIGGRFFLKDHKGALRKDTDFRGKYMLVYFGYSFCPDICPQALFSMTEALGQLGKKAGEIVPIFITVDPHRDTQIQLDTYRQNFHPNLVTLTGTSAQVKQAMKSYRVYAAKVKPDGTLADYLVDHSSIIYLMDRQGRFISHFNHATPPEEISAMLKTLP is encoded by the coding sequence ATGGTACGATTCATAATCTCTTTGATCATTCTGATCAGCTGCATCTACGCTGTACACGCACGAGAACCCATGCAAAAATCCCAGCAAGAACTTAAGGTCGCACAGGTTATTAATAAACCCACAACTGGTCTTGCGAAAATAGGAGGTCGATTTTTTCTAAAAGATCATAAAGGGGCACTCCGAAAAGACACCGACTTTAGGGGTAAATACATGCTGGTCTATTTTGGCTACAGTTTCTGTCCTGATATCTGCCCGCAAGCCTTGTTTTCCATGACAGAAGCTTTAGGTCAACTCGGCAAAAAGGCAGGTGAGATTGTTCCCATTTTTATAACCGTTGATCCACACCGTGACACCCAAATCCAACTCGATACTTACCGACAAAATTTTCATCCCAATCTTGTAACTCTTACAGGAACAAGTGCACAGGTTAAACAAGCTATGAAGTCCTATCGAGTCTACGCAGCAAAAGTAAAACCCGATGGTACACTGGCTGATTATCTAGTTGATCATTCCTCAATCATTTACCTCATGGACCGGCAAGGACGCTTTATCAGTCATTTTAATCATGCAACCCCACCTGAAGAAATATCTGCAATGCTTAAAACTCTGCCCTGA
- the nth gene encoding endonuclease III, with the protein MLTQSQVSDLFERFAKQNPHPKTELQYANPFTLLVAVVLSAQATDKGVNKATKSLFQTVDTPQKMLDLGEDQLRESIKSIGLFKTKARNIIGLSKLLLTQHNGHVPNDRVSLEALPGVGRKTANVVLNVAFGQPTMGVDTHIFRVSNRVGLSPGKTPRDVEEGLLKVIPEHWKHHAHHWLILHGRYICKAQKPLCPECPVNDLCEYPDKTT; encoded by the coding sequence ATGCTCACCCAATCTCAAGTCAGTGATTTGTTTGAACGGTTTGCCAAACAAAATCCTCATCCCAAAACAGAACTGCAATATGCTAACCCATTTACTCTTTTGGTAGCCGTTGTTCTCTCGGCTCAGGCCACCGACAAAGGAGTGAACAAGGCAACCAAGTCTCTGTTTCAAACTGTAGATACCCCACAGAAAATGCTCGATCTTGGTGAAGATCAACTTCGGGAATCGATTAAAAGCATTGGGTTATTTAAAACCAAAGCCCGCAATATTATTGGGCTCAGTAAACTGTTGCTGACGCAACACAACGGGCACGTTCCCAACGACCGAGTATCTCTTGAAGCTTTGCCAGGTGTTGGACGCAAGACAGCCAATGTTGTTCTCAATGTTGCTTTTGGCCAGCCGACCATGGGCGTTGATACGCATATCTTTCGCGTCTCGAACCGGGTTGGTCTGAGCCCTGGTAAAACACCACGTGATGTTGAAGAAGGGCTGCTGAAGGTTATTCCCGAACACTGGAAACATCACGCACATCACTGGCTGATTTTGCATGGACGTTATATCTGCAAAGCCCAGAAACCACTTTGTCCAGAATGTCCTGTCAACGACTTATGTGAGTACCCAGATAAAACGACATAG
- the miaA gene encoding tRNA (adenosine(37)-N6)-dimethylallyltransferase MiaA: MIKNSHPHIPILLIGGPTASGKSKLALSLAQKNNGVILNGDSMQTYKDLPILTAQPSTLEQQDIPHELYGILPGNHLYSVAHWQTRALNAIENAWKQGKQPIVVGGSGLYLQSLTLGLSKIPDVPESIRTWVRQHYETLGNKEFHQYLTSIDSQMSKRLHENDKQRMMRAAEVKLATSRSLAHWQKQRNHDAVKHLKCKMIVLLPPRTQLHQNSELRLNQMITNGAIEEVRALKDKNLDENLPIMKALGVNELSAYLDNKLNLQEATQQTLQATRQYIKRQSTWFCNQFPQAQFVSSYPVPHIWGVDGEQ, translated from the coding sequence ATGATAAAAAATTCACACCCCCACATTCCAATTCTGCTGATTGGAGGACCTACTGCCAGCGGTAAATCAAAACTGGCACTAAGCTTGGCGCAAAAAAACAATGGTGTCATCCTCAATGGGGACAGCATGCAAACTTATAAAGATCTGCCAATCCTCACAGCCCAACCCAGCACTCTCGAACAACAAGACATTCCACATGAATTGTATGGTATACTTCCAGGCAATCACCTGTACTCAGTGGCACACTGGCAAACAAGAGCCCTTAACGCCATTGAAAACGCTTGGAAACAGGGCAAGCAACCCATCGTTGTGGGAGGATCAGGACTGTACTTGCAATCCTTGACTCTCGGCCTTTCTAAAATTCCTGATGTACCTGAATCTATACGCACTTGGGTACGACAACACTACGAAACACTCGGAAATAAAGAGTTTCACCAATATCTTACAAGCATTGACTCACAAATGAGCAAGCGCCTGCATGAAAACGACAAACAACGTATGATGCGCGCTGCTGAAGTAAAGCTCGCTACAAGCAGATCCTTAGCGCACTGGCAAAAGCAACGCAATCACGATGCAGTCAAGCATTTGAAATGCAAAATGATTGTCTTATTACCGCCACGCACACAACTACACCAAAACAGTGAGTTGCGATTGAATCAGATGATTACAAATGGCGCCATTGAGGAAGTGCGGGCCTTAAAAGACAAGAATTTGGATGAAAATTTACCTATTATGAAAGCGCTTGGGGTCAATGAGCTCAGCGCTTATCTTGATAATAAGCTCAATCTGCAAGAAGCAACACAGCAAACTTTGCAGGCAACACGCCAGTACATAAAGCGCCAAAGCACTTGGTTTTGCAATCAATTTCCCCAGGCGCAATTTGTAAGCTCATATCCAGTACCTCACATCTGGGGGGTGGATGGTGAGCAATGA
- a CDS encoding 2TM domain-containing protein: MADNQSEFEIRQRVKNLREFYRHLTIYGVVNLSLILIWAISGGGYFWPIWVIVGWGVGIGLQAISLGLVPVIEDIFPFFSPEWEDQQVKEMMKELKTSKTEKKTEKKSEEKSDKTTGSKSSK; encoded by the coding sequence ATGGCAGACAATCAATCTGAATTTGAGATTCGTCAACGCGTTAAAAATCTACGTGAATTTTACCGTCACTTGACTATTTATGGTGTTGTAAACCTAAGCTTGATTTTGATATGGGCGATTTCTGGTGGTGGTTATTTTTGGCCCATTTGGGTGATCGTCGGCTGGGGTGTGGGAATTGGACTACAGGCTATATCTTTGGGGCTTGTTCCTGTCATTGAAGATATCTTTCCCTTCTTTAGCCCCGAGTGGGAAGATCAGCAGGTCAAGGAAATGATGAAGGAATTAAAGACGTCCAAGACTGAAAAGAAGACTGAAAAGAAGAGCGAAGAGAAATCAGATAAGACAACTGGTTCTAAATCTTCTAAATAG